AACAATTCTTAACTATGTATTGTTTGCTTGTCATAAACTACTGTGGAAAAATgtataaacaaagtaaaaaaaaaaaaaaatgcaaagactAAATTATTACTTAGATGAATATATATTTCTGTTCATTATGAGCCTTTTTAGAATAGCTTGTGTATAGGTCTGGATTCTAAGGCTCTGTTACACAGCTGATAACAAGTAAGCAATTCCATTGTAAGGTGTTTTGTTTCCAAGCTGTTGTGTTTTTCCTTTCAGCATGTTGTTATCTCAGAAGAAGACGGAGAGGCTCTGTCGTTTGATGAATGCATGCAGCTCCTGGCAGAGTCGTTCCCGCTGGTAGAAGATATTGCGGTAAATCAAGAATACCTTTAACATAAACAATACAAACAGATTTTGCATTACAGGTAATTGGCGTGGTTAGCACAATACCGGGGCCtacattttgtttataacttgCACTTCAGTCTCATAAGCATACTGACAGCAAAATATTACTTTTGTTATACAATCAGTGTGGTGCCATACACTCATTGACTTTGTAGGTAATAttctttttgctttttgttttaggtTTCCCCAGCTGCACTTGAGCCTTCAGTTCCAGACCCAACTGGAAGCAGCCCGGTCCTAATGGCTCCCCATCAGCCTCAGCAAGCTCAGGCTTCTCTCCTCACGTCTCCACTGCCGGATCACAAATCTGCACAGGACATTGAGCAAGCCTGGCAGGAGCTGCTTTCCATCCCTGAGCTGCAGGTAACTACAATAACCAAATTCATAAGCTGCGATTCTGAGAGTAACAAACACCCAAAGAATGTACTCGATGTAATAAGCCAGCTATTCAGAGAACAAATGCACCTTTGTTCCACAGATATTATATGGACAGGCAGGCAGCTGATGCACTCAGGTAATCCTTGAGCGATTGAGTTACCGCAGTTAACGTGTTTTGAACATAAAAAAGGATACATCAGAGCACTCAATGCCAGGCTTTGGTAGAAAGGGTCTGGTCTTCTtgacagcatttattttaatgtaaaggcAGTTGTTGAATTGTTTTGCACTCACAGAATCCCCAATAATTCAGGTATCGGGGGTTTACAGCAATTATATCCTGCATTTTCTTTTCCAATaagtatactgtatatgattATACAACTTTTATATTAAAAGtgcaacaatactactactactaatattattattattattattattattaacaacaaagcTTTCATCAAggctaaaaacaaaagtaaatataagtttaaaAAGCATGTAATTAGTATGAACAAATAAAGAATCAGTATAGCCACTCAGATCATTTGTGCTTACATACTAAAAAATTGTGCTTATTTATTGTGATTCAATATGGTTGTAGATGCTGATTGACTTCTCATAAGATtgtaaaacatgcattttaattatatTGGTTTTCCTTTTCTACAGCAATGCCTAAACATGCCAGATTTGACAGAGTTGAGCAGCTATACAATCCCAAACAAGCCTCCAGAGATTCAGAATGTAAATTACAACTTTTACATGTCTAATCCAGCAGAAGCCATGGCAAACGCATCCGATCCAGGCTGCCCTGGAGGATTTCTCAACTCATTTGAAAGCACCTATACTAATGTGATTCCACCTGAGAACTTAAATCAGATGACTATAAACACCTCTGATCTGAATGCACCCTTCGGCTCCGGCAGCATTTGTGAAATGTTTTATCCTGCCCTCATAAACACAAACATTAACAACATTCCACCAACAAATAATGTGAACACACCGCTAGCTGACCTGCTGAGCGAGCCACCTCCAAAACCAATGGATATCTCTGACTTTACAGTGACTGAAGGTTTCGAGAGTAACCCGCCTCCGAATATACCAGAATTACCAGATTCTGACTCAGGCCTGTCAATGGATGCAAGTCCTGTTGCATCCTCACCAGAAAGCTCAATGAAGTCTTCCATTTATGGAGATGCAGCTTTTGGAAACAGTGACTCCGACATGGAAGACATGGACAGCAGTCCTGGAAGCGTCCAGCCTGAGTTTGCAGAGATGTTTCCATTGTCCTACCATGGGGATGGTTATCGGGCATCACCTTCTACTGCACAGTCAAACCAAACTTTCAGTCTGGAGCCAAAAACACCAAAGAAGGAACTGCCGACAAGCCCCGGCCACATCAAACCGCCCTTCACCAAAGACAAGAGCAGAAGCCGCTTGGAGTCTCGTCTCTCGAGAGATGAGCAGCGTGCGAAGGCGCTTCGGATCCCTTTCCCCATAGACAACATTATAAACCTTCCTGTGGATGACTTCAATGAAATCATGTCCAAGCACCAGCTCAATGAAGCCCAGCTGGCTCTGATTCGGGATATACGCAAACGAGGCAAAAACAAGATTGCGGCTCAGAACTGTCGCAAGCGGAAAATGGAGAACATTGTGGGTTTGGAGTACGACCTCGACAGTTTGAAAGACGAGAAGGAGAAACAGTTGAAAGAGAAGGAGGAGAATGACAGAAGCCTGCTTCAGCTAAAGCAGCAGCTCAACGACCTGTATCTTGAAGTCTTCAGCATGCTGCATGATGAGGACGGGAAGCCCTATTCCCCCAGTGAATATTCACTTCAACAGACCTCTGACGGCAGCATATTTCTCATTCCAAAGAGCAAAAAGACACAACTCAAGAATAAActgaaataatattttttgcttacatggacattttttgtactgcattactgtactctctctctcctcgttTTGCTTAAAGTAAACAAATCCTATGCAAATTATCCTTTAGCCATTGCACTTATAAAAGAAAAGTATGTCTCAGCTGCATTAACATATAGtgtatgcatactgtatataactATGCTGATTTTTCATGTCTCTACGTTACTTATTTTGTACTGCTAAAGCTATCTTTTTTCAAAAGTATTTTCCTTatggtttgtaaataatttttatTCTCTCTTATTTGCTATTGAAATTTCATAGATTTTTAAGTATCACATTTTAGTATGCCAACGATCCTGTGTTGCAAATCATTGtgtgattttaaaaatatattttataaatgattTAAGTATTTTTGAACTTGGCTTTTTTCTTACAACTGCTTTCATTTTCTTGTGCTTTATAAAAAAGGTAAATAAACTATCCATTTACTATAAATATCAGAATTGTTCTTATGTTTGTATGGATTATTGTATAAGCATGTATCTTAAAACTCATGCAAAGCTGAAAATTCCCCCCGCCTATTTTCACTTCTTATTTGCCATCAAAGCAATGTCAGCTTGGGAACTCCTACTGAAAATAAGCCACTATAGTTTATTAATGATCCagtataaaataatgaatgtatggGATATGTTAAGCCATTCTAATTGACTCATTTTCCTAACTTTCTAATAAAAGACAAAGGTCTCTATAGGATAGGAATTTGCCAAGCGACAGccaaaaacaaaatacttatTAGGGAAGTTGTGTCCTCTTTCACGGAACTATCaaagggtatatttgcagaaatgaccTTGCCTACTGCAATATTCATGTCTTGCATGTGTAACAAATCCTGCATAAGGCCACTTATGCAATTTTGCTCATTTTTCATGGCGTACAGATTTAAAGTGTCGCAAGTCAGAAATGGAGAAGTGGACCTAGATAGTTAATTTATGCATGCTAGTTCCAGTAAAGTTGAAACCACTCCCATAGtaagtatttcatttttggctgtcACTTTGTCCTTTGGAAATATACCGTGACTAAAAGAGCTCACAGGAACCCAAATCTTGCACATACATGACGCTCGAGGGTTGTTGGAATGAATGCGTTCCAGAAAGATAAAGTAACATTTTTGTAGAATTGTTTAAATTATCACCCTAGTTTTATTAGTAAGCCAGGAAAACATCGAGTGCAATTCCAAAAAGAATGACGCAGATGGAATATTTACAACTTTTTGTTAATGGGAGCAGATTCCAGCATTTCTTGCTGGCTTTACCTCAGAATACATACATTACTAAGTGTTTCCTAGACATATGATACAAACATTCAAGTATAAAAATCTAAGCATCTGCTGTATGCAAGATGACTTACAGCTTGagaaaaagtttaaacaaacataGTTGGCATGCTATCAGAAACATAAAAGCACACGCGCAAAATGAAGTTCAATGTCAAATtaggaaacaaaataataatagaaatactATGTTTGCATAGAGCCGGGATGGAACAGAAAACTTGACTGAACTGTGTAATAACCACTTGGTTCCAGATTTTGCTGTCCAGCTCTTTTAGATTAAGCTTTTTTTTCCTGATAAAGTTCAGTTGGTAACAATAACCTTAAATGTAGACACATACATGAAATATGGTTCTAGGAATTTTTTGATATACTGTGTTagtgtgtgtaaataaaatgaaaatcaaaCCCAACGCCTTTATTAACCTTGGCAGTACACTGCATATGAACTCCATGACAGCTGAAGATTCTTCATCTAATGAAATGTTAAACAGTTGTTATGAATGCATTACTGCTACTTGAACAGGTCAAATTGAAGTTTGTCATAAGGTAGTTTTTGTTGTGCATGAAAACAAAATTCCGGTTTGATTTTAATCTATTTCACTTTTAGGCAAAAGCTTGAATACATAttgtacatacatatttattttttggtatgggtaaagaaaattaaaacaggaATAATGCAAGTTCAACAAGGAATTGTGTTTATTAAACTTATGTTGATACTTTATCAAGTTAAGTgcaaaatcacaaaaataaatactgtataggaATTCCACATCTCACTGAAATCTATTGCAGGATCCCACAGTGCTATTGATCTTGAAATGTAATAATATAGGGTAGTACTCAACACTAATCAGTCCTAGCTGTCCATCTATAAAACAGCTACAGAACAGTATAGCTCTGTATGACCAAGGCCTTAGGGATGGAGGGAGATTCTTTAACACCACCACTCCCATGTAAGGTTATTGTAAATTCCAGTTATTATATCCAATCTCCCAACCTAGTTACCAGCTTTGCAAGTAAGAGGAACAATACACcaatttgttttcttcaaaatgcAGTTGTTTTCTTCCGTTCTGCAGTCATGCAGAACAGGAGTAAATGTTATCTTTATCATCTCTGTAACCTTTACTGAAATGGTAGAACAAAACTGAAAATCAAAATATCCAAGGTCATGTGAGCAGCAACGATAATGTGCGAAAAAAGAAACTAGCAAAACTAGTAATACAAAACGTATGTTAAATACCGTATTGATTGGCACGGGTATCAGTATGTAAAATATTAGACCAATATGCTGGCTAaagataaaagataaaaaaaaatacttcagattaAATGATTTCCGCAAGGATCATAAATGATAACTGAATGAACTTTAACAATGCAAACAAAAGCATTGACAAttcatttgaacttttttttaaaataacaaaaaaatgtatttaaaaaaaaaacagtatgaagTCATAACTCGTGAATATATCACATTACTAGTTAAATGGTAACATTAGCATTTTGATAATGGATGAGACtgggcaggttttttttttttggtacatgtATAAGACCATTAGAATGCAAAAGTTAGATAGTTCTAGgttatttataaaatgaaaacatgcaaAGCACCttattgtaaaacaaatatatatgtattactcTGAATTGATAGTTCAATTACATGGTACTGAACTGAACTGCTTCCAGACTTGGAAACCCACAGGACACCTCCCTAAAAGATTTAAATTGCATATTCATGTACTGAACCCGTTTCAGTTGCTAGTAGGAAGTGAAAGCAGTCACCATTAAATCAGTTCCACTAGGCATATCCAAGGATATAGACATTACCTCAAGTAACCCATAATACATGTATCAGTATGCCTTACAGATGAATTCTCCACTGACACTGTCTGTTCTAATTTCCTTATCTAAAAGAGCTACCATGCTGTCATGCAAGTGATACTGTAGAATAGTATGTCAGTGTTCCGATAGTAAATCAGTGATGTCAATTTCTTGAGCTTCAGATTGTGCGAACTCAAAAAACTGATAAGCATTAAAACATGAAAAGCAAGTTGAGCTATGGATCCAATTTCAGATGTATCCTGTTAAAAATGCACCTCAGCCTTACCCATCCAGAACCTTCGATGTTAACTTGTCATATTTGATTTTCACCGATAATGATGAAAGACGGCTTCATACCCGACCTGTAAATCAAGCAAAGTTGTTACTCTTACCTTTCCTTACGTTATTGCTCCATCTTCTTTAATTCAAGTACTCTTTGAAAAGCAAACCTTATACTCACTTCCCCTTCCTTTCAGGTGTAAAGTCTAGACCTATTGTGTATTTTCACTGTCACCTGAAGTAGCTATGACTCATGGAGATTCCAAAAGTTGAAGAACTCTTCCTAGACTTTCTTCCTTACCGTCGTCTGGTCTTGGAAGATATAGCTAGTCTTGAGAAAGATGCTCACTATCAAAGTTATCACGACTTCTTTGTAGATGTAGCTGTTGTTGCTGCATTGTCTTTGTGTAACATTATACTGACTTGTCCACACTGCTTGGGCTGAAGAAATCCTGTCTTAATTCATCTGTTTTGAGCCAcactttttctgttttaaattgatCCTGCATTTTATTGTCTGCCCCTTGGAATTTATACAGCACCACATCATTCAAAACCGAGAACTAGCTGAAGCTACTTGTCCTCAGGTCAGAAAATAAGTCATTTTCATGGCATAAGCATTCCAGAGAATTTTATTTGTCAGAGCTAGCCTTAATAAAACGTATATAGAAAACAGTTTTGTAATATACAGATAGCACAATCATTTTAACTGGTTGCTTTCTAAAACCAATGATACACTACACTTATTCATCTAATTTTGCTAGACATATTTAAACTGATGATCACTTCAATTGTCAATGTACCTGGTATTTACAATAAATTacattctttacaaaaaaaaaaggttgagttGCAagaaaattaactttttttttttaaacaagcaaacaaaaacatggaTTTAATGCTATGCAATCATGTTGCAATATAATTTGAAATAGTTTACAGATCCTAACTTTGGTGACCTGCAGCTCACAAGATGAAGTACTTTCTCCTACTTCCTTTTAATACAGGCACACAGATAATGCACATAGAAGCAAATAGCAAGAAACATCACCACAGAATAGACTAACATTCTTAAGTTAAGACATCTTCGACTCGATTGAAAAACTGACTACAAAAGTTTTGTTAAAAAAGATTCCTTGTTTTTATTCCTGGTACTACTACCACAGTTTACATGGGCATTatacttgcaaaaaaacaaagcaaaaaataaaataaaatctagcaACAAATAAGACCTCAGGAATGTACATCTAATAGACACTGTATGTCATTAGTAGCTACACTTTTGCAGTCTGTAGCTACTGGATACAGTCCTCAACAAGAATTGTTCTCCTGTTTAAGCTGCAGTAACTTTGCTGTTCCTCTAATGCACTTGGACGACTGCCTCATAGTAACCTGCAGCTTTCCTGACAACTCCTTGCTCATCTCCTCTCCTGCTAAGAACTGTAGCCTGTTGAATGGATACAGGATAAGAAAATTATTACACTAAGTTAACAATAGGTATTCTACACAACAGTGCAATATTAAATGTAACTTACCAATTCTACAAAAAATTAATATCTCCTCGTACCGTATCCACCAGAGCCACCTCCAGAGCCATagttgcctaaaaaaaaaaaaaaaaaaaaaaagttaatatgtaAATGAAACAATTGCAGCTTAAATAATAGCAGTCAATCCAACATTCAGGTATTGTATGTACCACCGTAAGGTCCACCCGAGTTCCTTCCAAAGTTGCCCCCTTTCATGGGTCCGTAATTCGACTGCTGCCCGCTGTAGTTTCCAAAGTCATTGTAGTTTCCACCACCGCCGCCGCCATAGTTTCCTAAA
The Acipenser ruthenus chromosome 10, fAciRut3.2 maternal haplotype, whole genome shotgun sequence DNA segment above includes these coding regions:
- the LOC117401850 gene encoding nuclear factor erythroid 2-related factor 2-like, which encodes MEIALPKTYQSQQDMDLIDILWRQDIDLGAGREVFDYSHRQKEYELEKQKKLEKEKQEQLQKEEEKALLAQLQLDEETGEFVPRLAQHIKPEASPVPREPSQHVVISEEDGEALSFDECMQLLAESFPLVEDIAVSPAALEPSVPDPTGSSPVLMAPHQPQQAQASLLTSPLPDHKSAQDIEQAWQELLSIPELQQCLNMPDLTELSSYTIPNKPPEIQNVNYNFYMSNPAEAMANASDPGCPGGFLNSFESTYTNVIPPENLNQMTINTSDLNAPFGSGSICEMFYPALINTNINNIPPTNNVNTPLADLLSEPPPKPMDISDFTVTEGFESNPPPNIPELPDSDSGLSMDASPVASSPESSMKSSIYGDAAFGNSDSDMEDMDSSPGSVQPEFAEMFPLSYHGDGYRASPSTAQSNQTFSLEPKTPKKELPTSPGHIKPPFTKDKSRSRLESRLSRDEQRAKALRIPFPIDNIINLPVDDFNEIMSKHQLNEAQLALIRDIRKRGKNKIAAQNCRKRKMENIVGLEYDLDSLKDEKEKQLKEKEENDRSLLQLKQQLNDLYLEVFSMLHDEDGKPYSPSEYSLQQTSDGSIFLIPKSKKTQLKNKLK